In Manis pentadactyla isolate mManPen7 chromosome 3, mManPen7.hap1, whole genome shotgun sequence, a single window of DNA contains:
- the ZHX1 gene encoding zinc fingers and homeoboxes protein 1 → MASRRKSTIPCMVLASEQDPDLELISDLDEGPPVLTPIENTRAESISSDEEIHESVDSDNQQNKKVEGGYECKYCTFQTPDLNMFTFHVDSEHPNVVLNSSYVCVECNFLTKRYDALSEHNLKYHPGEENFKLTMVKRNNQTIFEQTINDLTFDGSFVKEENSEQAESAEVSSSGISISKTPIMKMMKNKVENKRITVHHNSVDDVPEEKENEIKLDREETVENPSSSASESHASTSIVNRIHANTASTVVTPTAVLPGLAQVITAVSAQQNSSLIPKVLIPVNSIPMYNAALDNNSLLLNTYNKFPYPTMSEITVLSAQAKYTEEQIKIWFSAQRLKHGVSWTPEEVEEARRKQFNGTVHTVPQTITVIPTHISTGSNGLPSILQTCQIVGQPGLVLTQVAGTNTLPVTAPIALTVAGVPNQTNVQKSQVPAAQPVAETKPATAAVPTSQLIKHETTLANPDSFGIRAKKTKEQLAELKVSYLKNQFPHDSEIIRLMKITGLTKGEIKKWFSDTRYNQRNSKSNQCLHLNNDSSTTIIIDSSDETTESPTVVTSQHKQSWNPFPDFTPQKFKEKTAEQLHALQASFLNSSVLTDEELNRLRAQTKLTRREIDAWFTEKKKSKALKEEKVEIDESNAGSSKEEAGETSPGDESVVPKSGSTGKIYKKTPEQLHLLKSAFVRTQWPSPVEYDKLAEESGLARADIVSWFGDTRYAWKNGNLKWYYYYQSANSSSMNGLSSLRKRGRGRPKGRGRGRPRGRPRGSKRMNNWDRGPSLIKFKTGTAILKDYYLKHKFLNEQDLDELVNKSHMGYEQVREWFAERQRRSELGIELFEENEEEDEVIDDQEEDEEETDDSDTWEPPRHVKRKLSKSDD, encoded by the coding sequence ATGGCAAGCAGGCGAAAATCAACAATACCTTGCATGGTCCTTGCCAGTGAACAGGACCCAGACCTTGAGTTGATATCAGATTTGGATGAAGGTCCTCCTGTACTTACACCTATAGAAAACACCAGAGCAGAGAGTATCTCAAGTGATGAAGAAATTCATGAATCTGTAGATTCTGAcaatcagcagaataaaaaagtTGAAGGTGGCTATGAATGTAAATATTGTACTTTTCAGACTCCAGATCTAAATATGTTTACTTTTCATGTGGACTCAGAACATCCTAATGTAGTGCTAAATTCATCCTATGTATGTGTTGAATGCAATTTTCTTACCAAAAGGTATGATGCACTTTCCGAGCATAATCTGAAATATCACCCAGGAGAAGAGAACTTTAAATTGACTATGGTGAAACGAAATAACCAGACAATCTTTGAACAAACAATAAATGATCTGACTTTTGATGGTAGTTTTGTTAAAGAGGAGAACTCAGAGCAAGCTGAATCTGCAGAAGTGTCTTCTTCAGGAATATCTATCAGTAAAACTCCTATCatgaaaatgatgaaaaataaagtGGAGAACAAACGGATTACAGTTCATCATAACTCAGTTGATGACGTTCctgaagagaaagagaatgaaatcaAACTGGACCGTGAAGAAACTGTGGAAAATCCAAGTTCTTCAGCTTCTGAATCTCATGCAAGTACTTCCATTGTAAACAGAATACATGCAAATACTGCCAGCACGGTAGTGACCCCCACAGCAGTTCTTCCTGGGTTAGCACAGGTGATAACTGCTGTATCAGCTCAGCAGAATTCCAGTTTGATTCCCAAAGTCTTAATCCCTGTTAATAGCATTCCTATGTACAATGCTGCATTGGATAACAACTCCCTTTTGCTTAACACTTATAACAAATTCCCTTATCCAACTATGTCAGAAATTACTGTTCTTTCTGCCCAAGCAAAATATACAGAGGAACAGATAAAGATATGGTTTTCAGCCCAACGTCTAAAACATGGTGTTAGCTGGACTCCCGAGGAAGTAGAGGAGGCAAGAAGAAAGCAGTTCAATGGAACAGTACACACTGTACCTCAGACCATAACTGTTATTCCTACACACATTTCCACAGGAAGTAATGGTTTGCCATCCATTTTACAAACATGCCAAATAGTTGGTCAGCCAGGTCTGGTCCTTACACAAGTAGCTGGAACAAACACTTTGCCAGTAACAGCACCTATAGCCTTGACAGTGGCAGGGGTTCCAAATCAAACAAACGTACAGAAAAGTCAGGTACCTGCAGCTCAGCCTGTTGCAGAAACAAAGCCAGCGACAGCAGCGGTTCCAACTTCTCAGCTCATCAAACATGAAACCACACTGGCAAACCCTGATTCATTTGGCATTCGGGCAAAAAAGACTAAAGAGCAGCTGGCAGAATTAAAAGTTAGCTACCTTAAAAATCAGTTTCCTCATGATTCAGAAATTATCAGACTTATGAAAATCACAGGCCTGAcaaaaggagagattaaaaaatgGTTTAGTGATACAAGGTACAACCAGAGAAATTCAAAGAGCAATCAGTGCTTACATCTCAACAATGATTCCTCCACCACTATTATAATAGACTCCAGTGATGAAACAACAGAATCCCCGACTGTTGTTACTTCACAGCATAAACAGTCCTGGAATCCTTTTCCTGATTTTACTCCCcaaaagtttaaagaaaagaCTGCAGAGCAGCTTCACGCCCTTCAGGCAAGTTTTCTCAACAGCTCAGTACTTACAGATGAAGAGTTAAATAGGTTAAGAGCGCAAACCAAACTTACCAGAAGGGAAATCGATGCTTGGtttacagaaaagaagaaatcaaaagctttaaaggaagagaaagtggAAATAGATGAAAGTAATGCAGGTAGTTCCAAAGAAGAAGCTGGAGAAACCTCTCCTGGAGATGAATCTGTTGTCCCTAAGTCCGGGAGTACAGGCAAGATATATAAAAAAACACCTGAGCAGTTGCACTTGCTTAAAAGCGCATTTGTCCGAACACAGTGGCCATCGCCAGTGGAGTATGACAAGTTGGCCGAAGAAAGTGGGCTTGCCAGAGCAGACATAGTTAGTTGGTTTGGGGACACTCGCTATGCTTGGAAAAATGGAAACTTAAAATGGTACTACTACTACCAGAGCGCCAATTCGAGTAGTATGAATGGTCTGTCTTCCCTTAggaaaagagggagagggagacccaaaggaaggggaagaggaagaCCGCGTGGACGTCCTAGAGGAAGCAAGAGAATGAACAACTGGGACAGGGGGCCGTCACTCATTAAATTTAAAACTGGAACTGCAATACTGAAGGATTATTACCTGAAGCACAAATTTCTTAATGAGCAAGACCTTGATGAACTTGTTAACAAATCACATATGGGCTATGAACAGGTAAGAGAGTGGTTTGCAGAAAGACAGAGAAGATCAGAATTAGGTATAGAATTATTTGAGGAAAATGAGGAGGAAGATGAAGTTATTGATGATCAGGAAGAGGATGAAGAAGAAACAGATGATAGTGACACCTGGGAACCCCCACGACATGTGAAGCGGAAGCTTTCTAAATCAGATGACTAA